The Daucus carota subsp. sativus chromosome 2, DH1 v3.0, whole genome shotgun sequence genome includes a window with the following:
- the LOC108207382 gene encoding uncharacterized protein LOC108207382 yields the protein MASNLVQAINNISLEDEEEGGIEISKDVLGTNSICNQAFNANLCVVGRFINEGRVDFEALQHTLAILWKPGKGVYIKELDSNLYLFQFYHEIDVKRVMEGCPWSFNRKALVMSRLKEGQNPRCVDLNTLDLWVQVHDLKVGFMSETVLKGIGNYVGKYVQSCPSNFTGVWREYMRIRVSLDLAKPLKRRMKLKMTGDAWFWINFKYENVPSFCFICGIIGHSDRFCGQLFEKAESEIAKPYGAWMRAPLRKQVKPIGAKWLRNGESDGNHAADSQIPSKRNEDDESNHVPIVTPKNPVSVEKGGNHGNSEIQIFDGGANLGQHTSLTNPTKIAEVINKKDVGIIETKKRRTGDGLGSEKTGLFREVFMDSDDITENEMTDENLDNSTVPKNVYGAGTHGSARLSL from the coding sequence ATGGCTAGTAACCTAGTCCAAGCAATAAATAATATCTCTCtcgaagatgaagaagaaggaGGAATAGAGATTAGTAAAGATGTTCTGGGGACTAATAGCATATGCAATCAAGCCTTTAACGCAAATCTTTGTGTTGTCGGGCGTTTTATCAATGAAGGGCGTGTTGATTTCGAAGCACTGCAGCACACTCTAGCAATTCTATGGAAGCCAGGTAAAGGTGTCTACATAAAGGAACTAGATTCAAACTTATATCTCTTCCAGTTTTATCATGAGATCGACGTTAAACGGGTTATGGAGGGCTGCCCTTGGTCATTTAACAGGAAAGCTTTGGTGATGTCGAGACTGAAAGAAGGACAGAATCCTCGCTGTGTGGATTTGAACACTTTGGACCTCTGGGTACAGGTCCACGATTTAAAGGTTGGTTTTATGTCAGAAACAGTCCTTAAAGGAATTGGTAATTATGTGGGAAAGTATGTTCAATCTTGCCCCTCAAACTTCACTGGTGTATGGAGAGAATATATGAGGATCAGAGTCTCACTTGATTTGGCTAAACCATTAAAGAGGCGTATGAAACTTAAGATGACAGGAGATGCATGGTTCTGGATCAACTTCAAATACGAAAATGTTCCAAGTTTTTGCTTCATTTGTGGCATTATAGGTCATTCAGATCGATTCTGTGGTCAATTATTCGAAAAAGCAGAGAGTGAAATTGCGAAACCTTACGGTGCATGGATGAGAGCTCCTCTTCGAAAACAAGTGAAGCCAATAGGAGCCAAATGGCTAAGAAACGGTGAAAGTGATGGCAACCATGCAGCAGATTCTCAGATCCCGAGCAAACGGAACGAAGACGACGAGAGCAATCATGTTCCTATTGTTACTCCTAAAAATCCGGTGTCTGTTGAGAAAGGAGGAAATCATGGAAATtcagaaattcaaatttttgatGGAGGCGCGAATCTTGGCCAGCACACTTCGCTAACaaatccaacaaaaattgcGGAAGTGATAAACAAAAAAGACGTTGGGATAATTGAAACAAAAAAGAGAAGGACTGGTGATGGGCTGGGTTCAGAAAAAACGGGCTTGTTCAGAGAAGTTTTTATGGACTCGGACGATATTACTGAAAATGAAATGACTGATGAAAATTTGGATAACAGCACAGTTCCAAAAAACGTATATGGGGCGGGTACTCATGGGAGTGCTCGCCTATCATTATGA